A region of Amyelois transitella isolate CPQ chromosome 19, ilAmyTran1.1, whole genome shotgun sequence DNA encodes the following proteins:
- the LOC106132766 gene encoding DNA replication licensing factor MCM4, with product MSTPAKRPSSRASSEAPTPSRRTRSSQQIVVPETPQRSTGTPSNNGTPGTPRGTPRTPGAQVPGTSPARALASSPLGTDIDLSSPLNYGTPSSLSTPRSLMRGAMTPARQRADLRGQAAGRHVPAPTPTRHGEEAAAESSGEPQLVVWGTDVAIAECRDKFVKFIQRYVEPDAVTNEPLYEQKLEEIHTLEEPFLDVDCEHVKTFDAKLHRQLVCYPQEVVPAFDAAVNEMFFEKYPAAVLEHQIQVRPFNAPKRHMRDLNPEDIDQLVTITGMVIRTSAIVPEMREAFFKCAVCGAAATAELERGRVPEPAHCGHCNTAHCFQLIHNRSHFTDKQLVKLQESPDDMPAGRTPATVSVMAHGALVEGAAAGERVAVTGVFRAAPASLHPRKATLKALHRTHIDALHYAKVHSDRLLETEEGKEHRFPPERVELFKALASQPDAYERLARAVAPSIYENLDIKKGVLLQLLGGTKKNFNAAGRTHFRSEINILLCGDPGTSKSQLLRWVHALVPRAQYTSGRGSSAVGLTAYVTKDPDTRQLVLQTGALVLADNGICCIDEFDKMNDSTRSVLHEVMEQQTLSIAKAGIICQLNARTSILAAANPAESQWNKNKTIVENVQLPHTLMSRFDLIFLVLDPQDEMFDRRLASHLVSLYYKDPMEIIDEDVVDMALMRDYIAFAKEHVQPTLSEAAQQRLIDAYVDMRRVGSGRGQISAYPRQLESLIRLAEAYARLRLSPVVEISDVNEAARLHREALKQSATDPASGRIDVGILTTGLGAAARRRRADLVAALKELIKPYNKPHTVTHSKILQEINSTSQFTVSREQLDEALRDLQDEGKVTVVSHTHIRLC from the exons ATGTCAACTCCTGCAAAACGGCCGTCGTCGCGTGCCTCATCTGAGGCACCAACACCTTCGCGTAGAACCCGGTCTTCGCAACAAATTGTTGTCCCGGAAACTCCACAACGGTCCACGGGAACACCATCAAATA ATGGCACTCCTGGCACCCCTCGTGGCACTCCACGTACCCCAGGTGCTCAAGTTCCTGGCACATCACCTGCTCGTGCCTTAGCATCCAGTCCACTGG gGACTGACATTGATCTAAGTTCGCCTTTGAACTATGGCACTCCCAGTTCACTTAGCACTCCTCGCTCCCTCATGAGGGGAGCCATGACTCCAGCTAGGCAAAGGGCAGATCTTAGAGGTCAAGCTGCAGGGAGACATGTGCCTGCTCCGACACCCACCAGACAT GGGGAAGAAGCAGCTGCTGAATCATCAGGCGAGCCCCAACTGGTGGTGTGGGGCACGGATGTGGCCATCGCCGAGTGTCGCGACAAGTTCGTCAAATTCATACAAAGATATGTGGAGCCCGATGCAGTCACTAATGAACCACTGTATGAGCAGAAGTTGGAAGAG ATCCATACACTAGAAGAACCATTCTTGGATGTGGACTGCGAGCATGTGAAGACCTTTGACGCCAAGCTGCACAGGCAACTTGTGTGTTATCCACAAGAG GTGGTACCAGCTTTCGACGCGGCCGTGAACGAGATGTTCTTCGAGAAGTACCCGGCCGCCGTGCTGGAGCACCAGATACAAGTGCGGCCGTTCAATGCGCCCAAACGACACATGAGGGATCTTAACCCAGAAG aCATCGACCAACTGGTCACAATTACGGGCATGGTAATCCGCACATCCGCCATTGTGCCGGAAATGCGGGAAGCGTTCTTCAAGTGCGCCGTTTGCGGAGCCGCCGCCACCGCCGAGCTGGAGCGCGGCCGGGTGCCCGAGCCGGCGCATTGCGGCCACTGCAACACGGCTCACTGCTTCCAACTGATACACAACAGATCCCATTTTACTGACAAACAGCTGGTCAAGCTGCAGGAGTCGCCAG ACGACATGCCGGCGGGCCGCACGCCGGCCACGGTGAGCGTGATGGCGCACGGGGCGCTGGTGGagggcgcggcggcgggcgagCGCGTGGCCGTCACGGGCGTGTtccgcgccgcgcccgccagCCTGCACCCCAGGAAGGCCACGCTGAAGGCTCTCCACCGCACACATATCGACGCCCTGCACTACGCCAAGGTCCATAGCGACAGGCTGCTGGAAACTGAGGAGGG CAAGGAGCATCGCTTCCCCCCAGAGCGTGTAGAACTGTTCAAAGCATTGGCGTCCCAACCTGATGCTTACGAGCGGCTGGCCCGCGCTGTAGCACCCTCCATTTACGAAAATCTGGATATCAAGAAAGGAGTGCTGTTGCAATTACTCGGGGGAACAAAGAAGAACTTCAATGCTGCAGGCAGAACACACTTCAG atCAGAAATCAACATCCTTCTGTGCGGCGACCCGGGCACCAGCAAGTCGCAGCTGCTGCGCTGGGTGCACGCGCTGGTGCCGCGCGCGCAGTACACGTCGGGGCGCGGCTCCTCGGCCGTGGGGCTCACCGCCTACGTCACCAAGGACCCCGACACCAGGCAGCTGGTGTTGCAGAC aGGCGCCCTTGTACTGGCCGACAACGGGATTTGCTGTATCGACGAGTTTGACAAAATGAATGACTCAACTCGCAGTGTGTTGCATGAA GTGATGGAACAGCAAACCCTCTCAATAGCAAAAGCTGGCATCATCTGCCAACTGAACGCGCGCACCTCCATCTTGGCAGCGGCGAACCCAGCAGAATCCCAGTGGAATAAGAACAAGACGATTGTGGAGAATGTCCAACTGCCACATACATTGATGTCCAG ATTCGATCTGATATTCCTGGTGTTGGACCCGCAAGACGAGATGTTCGACCGTCGCCTGGCCTCTCACCTCGTGTCACTGTACTACAAAGACCCTATGGAGATCATCGACGAGGATGTTGtg gACATGGCATTGATGCGCGACTACATAGCGTTCGCGAAGGAGCACGTGCAGCCCACTCTCAGCGAAGCTGCGCAACAGCGGCTCATAGACGCCTACGTCGATATGAG AAGGGTAGGCAGCGGTCGCGGTCAGATCTCGGCTTATCCGCGTCAGCTGGAGTCTCTCATAAGACTTGCTGAGGCATACGCGCGACTGAGACTCAGCCCTGTGGTCGAAATCTCCGACGTTAACGAGGCTGCCAG attacACCGCGAAGCTCTAAAACAATCGGCGACGGACCCGGCTTCAGGTCGCATCGACGTGGGAATCCTCACTACGGGTCTCGGAGCAGCCGCCAGGAGGAGGCGGGCGGACCTCGTGGCCGCTCTCAAGGAACTCATCAAGCCATACAACAAGCCACATACTGTCACACACTCCAAGATTCTGCAGGAGATCAACTCTACTTCGCAATTT ACGGTTTCGCGTGAACAACTGGACGAGGCGCTGCGTGACCTGCAAGACGAGGGGAAAGTCACCGTGGTCAGCCACACGCATATCAGACTGTGTTGA